The DNA window TGGCCCAGTAATCTCCACTATGCCCGATCAAACTTTTCTTGTTAAACTCGAAAAAGTCGCGCCATATCTGAACAACCGCAAACTGAAGCATATCCGTCTTTCCCATGAAATAAGTATACAGACTCCCCCTGGAAAGCTGTATCTGCTCAGCTATCCGGCTTACTTTTAAATCCCTATAACCATTGTTTTGAAAATCCCTTACAACTGCCCCGCTAATCTGGCGCCTTTTTTCTTCGGACAGATGAAAATAATGTTTTGTCGGCATTCCTTCACCTTTCTGCAAACTTCTATATCATTTTTTATGCATAGTGATATTTTTTCCGTTTTACCACAAGGAAAATGATTGTTACCGTCAAGGCCGCAAGTTCTGCCACTACGATTGCTGTCCATATGCCATCCACGCCAAACACAAAAGGCAGGATCAGAATACTTCCTATTTCAAAAACAAACGTCCTCAGAAACGAAATTACAGCAGACACCAGGCCGTCATTTAAAGCTGTAAAAAATGCTGATCCAAATGCACTAAAGCCACTGAAGAGGAAGGAGACGGAATAAATCTTGAATCCGTGAACTGTCAGTTTAAACAACTCCTCATCATACCCGACAAACATTTTTGACAATGGAACCGCGCCAAGACGGGACAGGAGCACCATGGCAATGCCTGTTATTCCTATGATACCCAAACTCTTCCTGAGCAGGTTTTTCAGCTCGGCCTGATTATCCGCGCCAAACTGATAACTGACGATCGGTGAGCAGCCTACCGCATAACCGTAGAAAATAGCTGAAAAGATAAATCCAAAATATGCGATAACGCCAAATGCCGCAACGCCATCTTCCCCGATTAAACGCATAAGCTGAAAGTTATACAGCATTGTAACTACAGAGGCTGCAAGGTTTCCCACCATCTCAGAAGAGCCATTGGTACAGGCTTTCCATAAGACTTTACCATCAATTCCTGTTTTCGGTGTAAGACGCAGCAGGCTTCCGTTCTTTCGTGTAAAATAAACCAGGGCAATACCAGCCCCAACTGCCTGGCTAAATGCTGTGGCAAAGGCCGCTCCGAAAAGTCCCCATTTAAAGACAATAATAAATAATGCATCCAGTACGATATTCAAAACTCCTGATATAACGGTCACACCTAATCCCAAATTCGGTTTTTCAGCCATAACAAAAAAGTTCTGGAATGAGTTCTGAAGCATAAAAAACGGTAAAGCTGCAAGAATACCCCGGCCATATAGGACGCAGTACTCCAGCATATCCCCGGACGCACCCAAGAAGGATGCCAGTGGACGCATGAAAACCAACCCTACCCCGGCAAAAACAATGCCTAAACCGATAACAACATAGATGAGCATGGAAAAATAGCGGTTCGCTTTATCCCTGTCACCTTCCCCCAATGTTTTACCAACAATAGCCGTGCCGCCCGCCCCAATCATAAACCCGAAGGAACCTAAAATTGTCAGGACAGGCATAACCATGTTGATCGCTGCAAAGGGCGTTTTCCCAACAAAATTTGAAACAAACAGGCCGTCCACAATACTGTAAATTGAGGTAAACACCATCATAATAATAGATGGGAGAACAAACTGCAGCAGTTTTTTATAAGTGAAATGTTCTGATAATTGTATCTGCATCAATTCTTATATCCTTTCAAATTCTTAATTTCTATTCACAATAAAATGCCATTAGCCCCCTTTTGTTTCTTTATTCGCCCTTTATTTCCAATGTCTGCGCCGAATAATATATCGCCTGGGAAAATCAGTCTTACAGATTATTAGAAACACCGCCATCGCAATGGCTGTTGTCATTGTCACGAATAACATCTTATTTCTTTTCATTCGCTTCTCCTCGCTTCATCTGCAAAGAAAGTCAGTCCGCCTTTCCTTCCATTATCTTTTCGAATGCATTCTTTAAATTAGCTGTGAATAGTTCAAGATCAGATATAAATGATGGACTGCATTTGCTCATCGTCTCTTTGAGCACATTTTCCTCCGCTTCATATACATCTTTCAAAGCCTCACGTGTATACAAAATTCCGGCCTCTGTCAAGCAAATCTGCAATTCCCGCTTGCGTCCCGGGATACTTTGTAATGTAATGTAACCAGCTGCCTCACACTCTTTGATTAAAGTATTTACAGTTGCCCTCGGGAGCCCCCAGTCATCACAGATCTGTTTTTGGGAATGAAACTCGCCGTCATCCAACGAATATAAAAGCCAGAACAGATTCTCTTTTACTCCGGCAGTCTTTGACAGTAAATAATAGGCTCCATCAATTTCACAAATTGCATTTGCAATTCTTCGTATATTTTTTCTGTTGCCGTCCATGATTAAACCCTCCTGTTTTTAATTTACATTTTATCGTTTCAGTTTAAACCAAAACCGGGCATACTCCACCATTTGTGGTGCCAGCGCTTTAATCTGTATTCCTGCAGTATTCACACATAGATGGAAATTCTCCCTCTTGCCCCATTCTGATGAAGTGATCAATGCATACCGCCTGGCCCTGTTCAAGTCTATTTTAGCAATTTCCCTCCTCATTTCCCTGTCTGTCAGATATTCTCCTTCTGGCCTTCTCTCCTGACAGCGTTTTATTTTAGACTCCATATCCCCATAGACAAACAGCTTCATCGGATTATACTCATTCAGTATGCCGTCTGCTCCCTGTCCCATAACCACGCAGTCCCCCTGTTCCGCCAGCCTTTTTATCTCTCTCTGTTGGGAAATCAGAATGTTAATTTCGTTCTGGTGCGCATAAGATGGATAGGAAAGTGTACAGCCAATCGTAATCGGATAAGCCATAAACAGAGGCCTCTCCATCATTTTTTCAACATACGCTTCATCCAGCCTGTTCTCCTTTGCTATTGCGGCAAT is part of the [Clostridium] symbiosum genome and encodes:
- a CDS encoding MATE family efflux transporter, encoding MQIQLSEHFTYKKLLQFVLPSIIMMVFTSIYSIVDGLFVSNFVGKTPFAAINMVMPVLTILGSFGFMIGAGGTAIVGKTLGEGDRDKANRYFSMLIYVVIGLGIVFAGVGLVFMRPLASFLGASGDMLEYCVLYGRGILAALPFFMLQNSFQNFFVMAEKPNLGLGVTVISGVLNIVLDALFIIVFKWGLFGAAFATAFSQAVGAGIALVYFTRKNGSLLRLTPKTGIDGKVLWKACTNGSSEMVGNLAASVVTMLYNFQLMRLIGEDGVAAFGVIAYFGFIFSAIFYGYAVGCSPIVSYQFGADNQAELKNLLRKSLGIIGITGIAMVLLSRLGAVPLSKMFVGYDEELFKLTVHGFKIYSVSFLFSGFSAFGSAFFTALNDGLVSAVISFLRTFVFEIGSILILPFVFGVDGIWTAIVVAELAALTVTIIFLVVKRKKYHYA
- a CDS encoding MarR family transcriptional regulator, whose product is MDGNRKNIRRIANAICEIDGAYYLLSKTAGVKENLFWLLYSLDDGEFHSQKQICDDWGLPRATVNTLIKECEAAGYITLQSIPGRKRELQICLTEAGILYTREALKDVYEAEENVLKETMSKCSPSFISDLELFTANLKNAFEKIMEGKAD
- a CDS encoding cytidylate kinase-like family protein, with the protein product MRIITISREFGSGGRELGKRMADLLGCAYYDREIIAAIAKENRLDEAYVEKMMERPLFMAYPITIGCTLSYPSYAHQNEINILISQQREIKRLAEQGDCVVMGQGADGILNEYNPMKLFVYGDMESKIKRCQERRPEGEYLTDREMRREIAKIDLNRARRYALITSSEWGKRENFHLCVNTAGIQIKALAPQMVEYARFWFKLKR